A single window of Rhodococcus jostii RHA1 DNA harbors:
- a CDS encoding GntP family permease, translating into MSTASLLAAADSAGHDARLITAAVVGVAVIIALITWLKLHPFLALSIGAVGVGIAAGLGGQDSVKSFVEGFGATMGSVGILIGFGAMFGKLLADSGGADRVVDTLVGRAGPRTLPWMMALVGAVIGLPMFFEIGLVLLMPVIILVARRSGLSLMRIAIPTLAGLSAMHGLVPPHPGPLVAVAALNANLGLTLALGVLVAIPTVVIAGPLFSKLAARWVDVPVPELYVTVEDREGAEAAAERRRPSFAATLSAILLPVVLMLGKAIADVIAADSESPAKALLDFLGTPVVALGLAVLAGMALLGRGGGMDRKAIAVSLESSLPPIAGILLIVGAGGGFKQVLIDTGIADVIADAIKDSALPVLFLAWLVAVLIRVATGSATVATVTASGILAPVAAELTSTHVSLMVLAIGSGSLFLSHVNDAGFWLVKEYLGVTVVQNLKTWTVMECIISVTGLAGVLALSVFI; encoded by the coding sequence ATGAGTACCGCGTCACTACTCGCAGCGGCCGACAGTGCCGGCCACGACGCGCGGCTGATCACGGCTGCCGTCGTCGGCGTCGCCGTCATCATCGCGCTGATCACCTGGCTCAAACTCCACCCGTTCCTCGCGCTGTCGATCGGCGCCGTCGGCGTCGGTATCGCCGCAGGTCTGGGCGGGCAAGACTCGGTGAAGTCTTTCGTCGAGGGCTTCGGGGCCACGATGGGCAGCGTCGGAATCCTCATCGGATTCGGTGCCATGTTCGGCAAGCTGCTCGCCGATTCCGGTGGCGCCGACCGCGTCGTCGACACCCTCGTCGGACGGGCAGGTCCGCGGACGCTGCCGTGGATGATGGCGCTGGTCGGCGCAGTGATCGGCCTGCCGATGTTCTTCGAGATCGGCCTCGTGCTGCTGATGCCCGTCATCATCCTGGTCGCGCGGCGTTCGGGACTGTCGCTGATGCGGATCGCGATTCCCACGCTGGCAGGTCTGTCGGCCATGCACGGTCTCGTTCCGCCGCACCCCGGGCCCCTGGTCGCGGTGGCGGCCCTGAACGCCAACCTCGGACTCACCCTCGCGCTCGGCGTCCTCGTCGCGATCCCCACCGTCGTCATCGCCGGACCGCTGTTCAGCAAGCTGGCGGCACGCTGGGTGGACGTCCCCGTCCCCGAGCTCTACGTGACCGTCGAAGACCGGGAAGGCGCCGAGGCTGCCGCCGAGCGTCGCCGGCCCAGCTTCGCGGCCACCCTGTCCGCGATCCTGCTGCCTGTCGTCCTGATGCTGGGCAAGGCGATCGCCGACGTCATCGCCGCCGACTCGGAGTCGCCCGCGAAGGCGCTGCTCGACTTCCTCGGTACACCGGTCGTGGCCCTCGGGCTCGCGGTGCTCGCCGGGATGGCGCTTCTCGGCCGCGGTGGCGGCATGGACCGCAAGGCCATCGCCGTCTCGCTGGAGAGTTCGCTGCCCCCGATCGCCGGAATCCTCCTCATCGTCGGCGCCGGCGGCGGATTCAAGCAGGTCCTGATCGACACCGGCATCGCCGATGTGATCGCCGACGCGATCAAGGACAGCGCCCTGCCCGTTCTGTTCCTCGCCTGGCTCGTGGCCGTGCTCATCCGCGTCGCCACCGGATCGGCCACCGTCGCGACGGTCACCGCGTCCGGCATCCTCGCGCCCGTCGCCGCCGAACTGACCTCGACGCACGTGTCGCTGATGGTGCTGGCGATCGGCTCCGGCTCGCTGTTCCTGTCGCACGTCAACGACGCGGGATTCTGGCTGGTGAAGGAATACCTCGGCGTCACGGTGGTACAGAACCTGAAGACGTGGACGGTGATG
- a CDS encoding FadR/GntR family transcriptional regulator, translating to MTNADGGEYRQLHETVLDRLGSDIVAGVVAPGTRISADDVVTQYSVSRTVVREVVRVLESLGLLAVRRRVGITVLGEEHWNSLDPSVIRWKLAGPQRFEQLSSLSELRSGIEPLAARLAATRATPEQCGALTAAVIGMSSTSRAADTDAYLAHDSDFHRTLLTASGNPLLRAMSQIVVEVLEGRTRHSLMPHVAETEAIRLHGVVASSIQMGDADAAETAMRAIVSESATAVEQMKDEEDTRE from the coding sequence ATGACCAACGCAGACGGCGGCGAGTACCGGCAGTTGCACGAAACGGTGCTCGATCGGCTGGGGAGCGACATCGTGGCCGGTGTCGTCGCACCCGGCACCCGGATCTCCGCCGACGACGTGGTCACCCAGTACTCCGTCTCCCGCACCGTCGTCCGCGAAGTGGTCCGCGTCCTCGAATCCCTCGGACTGCTGGCCGTCCGACGGCGCGTCGGGATCACCGTCCTGGGCGAGGAGCACTGGAATTCACTGGATCCGAGCGTGATTCGGTGGAAACTGGCCGGCCCGCAGCGGTTCGAACAGCTGTCGAGCCTGAGCGAGCTGCGATCGGGTATCGAACCGCTCGCCGCGCGTCTCGCGGCGACACGGGCGACGCCGGAACAGTGCGGGGCGCTGACCGCCGCCGTCATCGGAATGTCGTCGACGTCCCGCGCCGCGGACACGGACGCCTACCTGGCCCACGACTCCGACTTTCACCGCACACTGCTGACTGCGTCGGGGAATCCGCTGTTGCGTGCGATGTCGCAGATCGTCGTGGAAGTGCTCGAGGGCCGCACCCGGCACTCACTGATGCCGCACGTCGCCGAGACGGAAGCAATCCGCCTGCACGGCGTCGTGGCGTCGTCTATTCAGATGGGCGACGCCGACGCGGCGGAGACGGCCATGCGCGCCATCGTCAGCGAATCCGCGACGGCGGTCGAGCAGATGAAGGACGAAGAAGACACCCGCGAGTGA